One region of Sebastes fasciatus isolate fSebFas1 chromosome 1, fSebFas1.pri, whole genome shotgun sequence genomic DNA includes:
- the LOC141778291 gene encoding odorant receptor 131-2-like — MNVTPGESNVTGAANYRSTFVMAVSKNVIVVVLGITINYINATMIHTFNKHHIFKMNPRFILFIHLVVNDMIQLTTSISLFIFTYTFHTIYVHLCCLLILPAIFTTQNTPLNLAFMAAECYIAVCIPLRYNTICTVKRTYIVIGVIWTMSSLSVLPDVFILLATEPLEFLNSRVFCHRETVFRTTYSQKKRGVSNILFLVMVWLTLFYTYFRIMFVAKAANADAKKARNTILLHGFQVLLCMMVYVQPLLNQVLTYHFPSFVVLIRFVSFIIYQILPRFISPIVYGLRDTTFRKYIRRYLCVVNCHPKMAHLRK; from the exons ATGAATGTGACACCAGGGGAGAGCAACGTGACAGGAGCGGCGAACTACAGGAGCACGTTCGTTATGGCTGTCAGCAAGAATGTGATCGTTGTCGTCCTCGGCATCACCATAAACTACATCAACGCCACTATGATCCACACATTCAACAAGCATCAC ATCTTCAAGATGAACCCTCGATTTATCCTTTTCATCCACCTGGTGGTCAACGACATGATCCAGCTGACGACCAGCATCTCCCTCTTCATCTTCACCTATACCTTCCACACCATCTACGTCCACCTCTGCTGCCTCCTCATCTTGCCAGCCATCTTCACCACACAGAACACCCCCCTCAACTTAGCTTTTATGGCAGCAGAGTGCTATATCGCAGTCTGCATTCCTCTCCGCTACAACACCATATGTACGGTCAAAAGAACATATATTGTAATTGGCGTAATCTGGACGATGAGTTCGCTGTCCGTGCTGCCGGATGTCTTCATCCTTTTGGCCACTGAACCTCTGGAGTTCTTGAATAGCAGAGTGTTCTGCCACAGGGAAACTGTATTTAGGACCACCTACAGTCAAAAGAAGAGGGGAGTATCCAACATATTGTTTCTGGTCATGGTTTGGCTCACTCTGTTCTACACGTACTTCAGGATTATGTTTGTAGCCAAAGCTGCTAATGCAGATGCTAAAAAGGCCAGAAACACTATCCTCCTTCATGGCTTCCAGGTGTTGTTGTGTATGATGGTTTATGTGCAGCCACTGTTAAATCAAGTGCTCACATACCATTTCCCAAGTTTTGTTGTCTTAATTCGCTTCGTTTCCTTTATCATATACCAAATCCTCCCTCGCTTTATTAGTCCTATTGTGTACGGGTTACGAGACACAACGTTCAGGAAGTACATCAGAAGGTATCTGTGTGTAGTAAACTGCCATCCAAAGATGGCACATCTTAGGAAATAA